The DNA window TTGGGTTGTTAACAACTGCTTTGCAGCATTTGGTAAGTCATACCTACTGTACTTTGTTCTCGTTGGTGCTGCTTGGCACAGCGGCTCCAAGCTGACTCCAGACGACCCAAAGATACCCTGGTCGGGTTGTGTTGGGTGCCACTAAATACAGCTTCTCTTTCTGGTTATCTGACAAAAGTTAACATGACCAGAATATCGATCCAAGGTGAGCTTCTAGCTACTGTCTTTACTGTACAGGATGGCTGCTTTAGAGCAAAACCATGCAGAATGACAGGAGGATTCTGGTAGCTCTTACCACAGAAATGCAAAGCTGAGGATTGTCGCACTTTTAGGATTTTCTGGGTGTCACTCAAACCAAAAACTtatcacacacaaaataaatagaaaaagggTCAACTGCATTATAACAAAAACAGTGTAGTACGTGGCTAGTGGCTTGTCTGCTCCACTggttcctttctctcctcataCAGTCCTTgtaatgaagaaaccaaaggccTTCTTTATGTTAATTGAATAAGGCAGGAATGTTTCCTACTTTTTCCCTCTGTTATTAATAAGCATCTTTAGTCCAAGCATCCTTCCCTATTGAGACAGACAACACCCCAACTACAGTCCCTTGGTGGGGAGGAAGCGGGGAAGGACTCTGACAAAGGGAAAACAGCTTTTCATTCAGCAGGGCTGTGCTGCCATCGTAAGATTCTAAAGAAAGCAAGCATGTGTTGGTAGTTCAGCTATGGCACCAAATGTCTGCTTTGTCATAAATGCTTTTATATACAGGGTACCCTAAAAATCCTAGCGCAGTCCTAAGCTTTAGTAACTTCAGGAGTATAATGACTACAAACTTGACAAAAAAGATTTGAAAGTTTAATTATTCAATTCTCTTACTTATTTTAGTTTTAACAGTGGGGCTCCCTATCACATCCTGCACAGGTGACAATTTCACAAACCATGGATTGGTTGAGGAGGTCCTCCTCTTGCTTGGCCATTTGACCTTTGGGGAAGGTCATGTCAAAACTGCCACATATGTATCATCAGAACCATATTCTCCAAATGATCCAAAGGCTTGGACTGCAAATGCCATCCTTTCAGTCATGGAGCAGGAGCTGTTGGAAGTTTTTTGTAAAGTTTGACAACCACTAGAGTCATAGCACAAAATGGTAGTTATGTTGAATTTGAATAAGTACCATTCATATttcaaaaatcttaaaattttttttggtaaactgTAGTATCTATGCTTCTGAGGTTATTGAAGTTTAAACAGCACTAATAGTTTTGGCGTCAGCTGGTATAGTAGTACTTCAATACTGACAACTGAAAGTAGATCTTGAAACCAATTGCTGCCATGACCTCAGAAAGCTTCCTGAATCACTATGTCTTGGCTTTGTCACAAAGGACAGTTAAAATCCTAAATATTACATTTTAGAATGTATTTACTCTCACAAGTTGTCTGTTTTTCCTGCTTGTACTTGAATTTTTACAAGAGACATCTTGTTCAGTTAAGTAATTCTAGCtacatttaaatagcattttaaggtttgcagagcttagaaatattcagattttttttgtcaTAGCAGGAAGTTTTGACAAATAACAGTGTTACCCAATTTCCAGTGCACCCTGATCTGAAGTAGTTAATAGATTTCCCCTCCTTCAATTTTTCAAGTTCTGAACTTAATTCATTAATAGCCTGGGGTAGGGTTGGGAAGGGAAATGATGTAATCCAACCAGGATTCTTCACCAGGAGTTAACTCTCTTCACGTTTGAGGTAATCAGAAGAGTCCTGGCCACTTGCAGTCATATAAATTGTCTCTTGGAAAACAACTCAGTAAGAGGAGAGTTCAAGAAGAGGCAGGATTATTTTATGTAGCATTTTGTTAAATGAGGTACACATTAGAAGTCTAGTTTGTCTGTATGTGTTCCAAAAGGCATAAAAGATAAAGTGGGCAAAACAGGTTTAATGCTAAATTATAACCAATCTTCAACCTCAAAGCAGAAAATTGTACCAAAAGGATATAAAATGGTTATCTAACTATATATTCAAGTTATTGCTCCTATTTTAGATTAGAAAATACCCTTTTTTCCCCCGTGATTATTATGTAGTAGCAAAACCCCTTTATAATACTGTTGATTCACCATCAGCAAGAAACAGCTCGACTTTTAGCCAGTAgtggcagctcggtggcacagtggatagagtaccagacctgaagtcaggaagactcatctcccttcAGATAATGACCTTaaacacgtattagctgtgtgaccctggacaagtcacttcatcccatttgactcagtttcctcatctgtaaaatgagctggagaaggaaatggcaaaccattccagtatctttgccaagaaaaccccaaatgggattgcaaagagtcagacaactgaaatgCCTGGACAACTCTAGTAGCCTGAAAGTAGTAGGTATGGAAAGGAAAGCTCTGTTTAGATTAGAAAAAtatccttttggggcagctaggtggcgcagtggataaagcactggccctggattcaggagtacctgagttcaaatctggcctcagacacttaacacttactagctgggtgaccctgggcaagtcacttaacccccattgccccaccaaaaaaaaaaaaagaaaagaaaaatatcctttttttggTGATTATTATCTAGTAGCATAGCCCCTTCTGTAGATGAAGAGAACGCTTGTGATCCACCATCAGCAAGAAACATACCTTGACTTTTAGGCAGTAACATTCAAGCCATGAATTGATGTTGCCTTTTCCTTGTAATCAGGGACACTTTGTGAGACAATCTGTGACAGTGATACAAAGACCACCTAACCCTAAATTTCACTTGGAATCTCAATAACACAATGCAAACTGACCTAGATGGTAAGATAAGGCACATTTATTTTAGTGGTTTCTTCAGAATTAACTGGCAGCTCTTCCACAAGGCCTAGGGCTTCCTGGTAACTGACATGCAAACTCGGCCTTTTCATCATCAGAAAGCTCAGAGTGCCACCGTCCTGACCAGACTCCTCTGGGAACACCCCTTTTCCACGTTCCGTGAGCAGTCTGACTTCTCCTCTGTCCCCCCACAGCATGACCAATGACGACGGCCTGGGTGACCTTTGTGTCCATGTCCACAACCTTGGTACCCACCTGCTGGTCACAAACAAGAAAGCAAGAATTAGACTGAACTCTTAAAAACTCCAGTGGCGATGAGGCTTATTACCAAGGGCAAGCATTCGGTCCGTGTTTTCTATCCACTTCTGCGTTCCTGTTTTTCCATGATAGAATGTGAGatcttcaagggcagggactgtttcatttcctctatttccagtgcttagcctTGCACACAGCGATGCTTAATGCAAACTTCTTGTTAACTGATCAGCAGAAGCCTTGGTGTGGTAGAAGGGAGACCAAGCATCAGCCTTCAGAAGGCAAGCCCTGGAAAGTAACTCTTGACAGAGCCAGCTTTGGCCACTCCGTGGCATTAAATTCCTTAACTACATGGGAGATACTATTAACAACAATCAGTGGCTGAAGCACTTAGAGGTTATTATCACAGTGCTTTATCAACACTGTCACCTGATCTTCACAACAGGTTAATATCAGTCAACCCACAACCACATTAACCAGAACTTTTATCCTAAATAAGTTGGTAGATGAGTGAAAGGTAATATGGTTTGTTTTGTGGGAAGACAGGGTTAAGaggctttcccaggatcatatagctggtaagtgtctgaagctgggtttgaactcaggtcctgatgcCCCAGATAAGGTactatgaattattattttaatcatatCATTTAgtcatgaattattattatttaataagcaCATAGCCAGGAGTGTAAAGCAGCTAGGAGAGGCATTAGAGATAGCTGTCACCTCAGAGCCTTTctagtcattttacagaagaataatctgaggcccagggagagttacttgttcaaggttaggggcagctaggtggcgcagtggataaagcactggccctggattcaggaggacctgagttcaaatccggcttcagacacttaacacttactacctgtgtgaccctgagcaagtcacttaaccccaactgccctgcaaaaaccaaaacaaaacaaaaacaaagatcacAGGGATAATAAGAATCAGAGGACcagaacccaggttctctgactgcaGAACCAGCACTTTTCCCCTTGTACCAAGCTGAATGAAGCCTGGTTGAAAGGAAAAGTGGAGAGGGTGTAGAGGGATGAGTGGGTGCAGGAGAGGGATGGACATTAGGCAATCTACTTTCTGGTCTGCACTGTGCCAAAGAAATCAATGAACAACCTTGACCCCACACGTCTCCCTTCCACGTGCAGAACCAGAAGAGGCCTAGCTGAATTGTTTTTCAGGGTGTAAGAGGAATTGGTGGTTTTCTCTGCCATGGCTCAGCCCTCCAGGGTCCACACCAAAGTCAGGATCAGCTGCCTCATAGCCTAACTGCCAAGTTCTCAAACCTGCAGCCTGATAGTCCTTTAGCCTGATGTGCACAAGGCCGCCTTCCAGGCCTACGACTGTGTTGGCCAAACCCAAGGgctgagggaggagagaagggcagcACAGGTCCTGCCACATGTGCTCGGACGCTTGGGTCCTCACCTGCCATGGTTCCTCCACAGGCACAGCGGGCGCTCTTCTGGCCCCCACTGGAACAGAAGGAGCAGCAATGAAAAACACCCTGATGCTGGCGGAGCTTTCTCCTCACAGTCATTGTGTACGGTGAGCCCTACAAAACCACAAACCAGGCAGAACAGAGGGTGGCCCGTAAGCAAGTATTCACTCAGCTCTTAATAGCTCCAGACACTGGAAGAAGCGAGGAGGATCACTGTCGTGAGCTGCTTACAATCTAGTCCAGGAGGTAAAAGCTGTTCTACTAAACAATAAAAgcctctgtatatatgtgtgctcATGCTAAGGGAGGTGCAGGACCTTTTCCCACCTCTCACCACAGACCCTCAGGGCTCTGTTCCAGGCAGCTGAACTCCAGACACTCTCCCTGTGAATCACAGTGATCTCCAGTGCCTCTTCTAGCTGCTTTTATTCCTGGCTAGATCGTGATTAAATAATATGATTAAAATAGTAATTCATAATAACTAATTTGAGgtagctgagtggcacagtgttCTTAGATGTCATGGGGGGAAAAACTGGACAACTTCCATCTCGGCATCTGTGTCTGTGATAGAACATGTCTGGCCCCAAACCAATAAGAAGGAGCTATACAAATACAAGGTGGACAAAGTGGGATGGGCACAACCCCCCCTGAACCTTCCAGTAAGGTCAGAAGGCCTTAATGGTTGGGGAACGAGGACAGAGATTATTTCTTTAATGTGCTTATTGGTAGATTGTTTCCCACAATTATGGACATCTTGGTGCATGATATTCTGATGGAGAAAGAATGAACTAAATGAAGAGACAGGATGAGTGCAGGAACCTCTTGTGATCAACTACATCACCCGGTTCTCCAAAACACATCCTTTTTCCCCATGGAGGTCATCCCCCTTCAAGCACCTCAAAGGCAGCgaacgaaggaaggaagaggtCTGCTTATGATGGGGAAAGGAccaccctggggggggggggctgtgagGGTGAAGGTGATCAGGTCAGCATAAGCACCAGTGGCCATCTCACCTGGACGTGCTGCCCTCTGACACAGACGCACACAGTGTAGGGGCCGGATTCCTCAGGGATAAAGGAAATAGCGTAAGTCCCATTGTTGTTGTCCTGAACCATCGTCTTAAGAACACTGAATGGGGACGAGAGTTTAAGAAAGACTCATTCATACACACCTGAGCATCTGTCATAGGAAGCGATTACACTTGGGTCTCTACAAAGGCCAAGGGAATCACTCCATGAGCCCTTCTTGTTGTCAGGGACCCGAGGAAGCTCCCTGGACAGCCACCCCTTCTTCCAGTTAATTCCACACCTGAACAAGTACAGACTCTACAGCTGCAAGAGACCTCAGCGGCCATCTACACCATACAGCACAATATGGTGGAAGAACATGTTCTTAAGTCAGATCctggacctgtgttcaaatctcacctcccaGTAACTCAGTAACCTTGTGCACATTATCTCTTCCTggtccttgatttcctcatctgtaaaagagagggGTTTGGATTGGATGGCCTCTGCAGCCATCCGCCTCCAAAGCTTTCGTTctggttcaactccctcattttacagaggagtaatgGGTCCAGGTGAGGGACTTGCCTAGGCCacatagtgtcagaggcagaagcTGAACCCAGGTCCATTAAGTCCATGGCAAGTACTCTCTGATATACTGTGGTGCCTCAGGGGAGTTGATTatttctgagatccctttcatctCCCAAACCATTGCTATGATTTGAATCCCAATTTCATCCTATTCTTCCTATTAGAATTTTCTTCCCTTTCGTTCCATCCTCTCCTGGAACATGAACAATGTCCTCTCAACATTACTATGGATCAAAGCAGATCTGGGTTCTAAGGATGTCAGTGCACCTCAGTCCAGCACAgattcaacttttttaaaaagtctagaaACATACGGATCTTGGAGAGTGAGTGCCCCAAGAGAGCAAATGGTGTATGTCTGACTATAACAGATAAAGAATGACCTGCTCTCACTCCCAGCCAGACGAGGGAAAGGCGTAACCCATGGGAATCATGGCTTTTAAGTAGAATTTTCAGAGCACCCTGGAGGGGGCAGCTTTGTCTCTGTGACGATGGTCCCTGCACCTATATCCCCAAAAGCTAGTCTGGCGTTTTCACTTGTAGGTGTGTTAACCATGAGACTTAGCTGTTGGATACCAACCAGTCCTTCTTATTTCTGTGAATGACGCTCACTCGGACGTGCTCTCCTCCTCTGCCCATGTGCTCCCCCAAAATATCTCTGCAGAGCAGGGTGAAGGTGACTTTCTGCTTCTCCCAAGCTTTATGGAGGTCTGCAGAAGTAAGCATTCAGTAAATAATGACTGCAAGAGAACAAGTTTAAAGGACTCAAAGGATTCAGCAGCTTATTCCACAGCCtttagagaaacaaacaaacaccatTTCCCTTTGTCTCAACCTGCTCCACAGACATTCTTTCTACCTTGTCCCTGAGTGACTGAAGGAGTGCCCCCTAACTGTGAGTCACTTGTCATGCAGCAGCTGTTTTTAGGCCACACCTCATCAAGCCCATCCCCAAGACTGAACCTGAGATTCAGGCAATGAGAATCTCCAGGCATTTTCTAAAAAGACTGGTCACCTGGCAACCCCAGAGGAACCCTGAACCCGAGCCATATCCAGAGTCAGAAAATGGACCTTCAGGGCAATTGTGAACTTCCTGAGCCAGCTCCAGTTCCAATGCAAACTCATGTAGCCCCAGGACCACCCAGAAGCCTAAAGGTAGTCTTAAAACCCACAACTGCCAATTGCAAAATGGACCAGACCACTCAGCATTTGGGTTTGGTCCCTGCTGTCCTTTTATGGGATCATCAGTAAAAGTAGAGAGCTACAAGGGATCCCCTAAAAAGATCACTTATTGTAGCACTTCAATAGCAGAAGAAATTGAAACCAGAAAAGTCAAATGACCAGCCCACCCCAAATGAATGTGCTTCCCTTCAGGAAGGGCTAAAGTATAAGAGGAACAGAAGAATTAAGAAAATCCTCCTTTCTAGCCCAGTGATACTCTGTTGCCCCCAAGGTTCCTGTTTCTAAAACATTGTTCAGTCTCTGCCTTCTGACTCCTTATCCTTAatcatcatcattcttttttttttttccaggacaatgaaggttaagtgacttgcccagggttacacagctagttaactgtcaagtgtcaaatgtttgaggccggatttgaacttaggtcttcctgaatctaggcctggtgctttatccactgcactacctagctgcccccacctcatgACCTTTTAAAGAAGGTCCATAAAACATCTCCCTCCGACTCCCATGATAACTAGATAAGAAGGATGTAGGTGTCCAATTTCTCAAACGGtttcctctctcagcctcaggaaACTGACCAAAAGGGAAAGGCGCTCAAGGTGAGTGCTGGGCTATAAACTGATCTGGCAAGAGTCCGTCCCCAAAGCCATCTAGAGATCAACAAGAAAGGCTTTCCTACCTTCCCCTTGGAGAATGCACTTGGCAGGATCAACCCCTTTGGTGAGAATGGCCCCAAACACTTCGTAGCCACCATACTGGCCAGCCTTCTCCTGAGGGGAGAAGCAGATGCCATCGTCCACCCCGGGGCCAATGCTGTAGTCCGTCTTCTGGAGCTTCTTCAGCCGGCTCATCACGACCCCCTTGGTGACGAGGATCTCCACGTCGGAGCCATTACTCAGCAAGTGTTCCGTGAACTCGACCCCAGTCCGCAGGTCCGCCAGCAGCTGCTCCACCTGGAGCTTCTGGAGGTGCAGGGAGTTCTCCTTCTGGATCCGGAGGTCTTCCAGTTGCTTCAGCAGCTGATCCCGGTGTTCTCTGATAGCGGTGATGTATCCATCACAAAACTCCCGGACGTCAGCGGAGAGGGCATCCATGCGGCTCCGGAGGGCATGGCCTATGCCTTCGATCTGGGCCAGGGCTCTCTCCAAGGTGCCCACGTGGGGCTGGGTGCTATGGAGGAGCTCCCGCATGGAATTCCCATGCTTGTGGATAACGTTGCTGATCAATTCATAGGCATGCTCCCGATGGGCACCCAGCACACAGTCCCGGCACACTGGCTGATCACACTGCTCACAGAACAGGTTCAGCTCTTCAGCAGGGTGGGCAGAACACAGAATTGGCCTCCCGATCTGGCTGTAGCCTTTCAGGTCCTTCATGGGCACCACTGAGTGGGAAGCAGTTTTTTTTTGCCGCCTGGGTTAAACAAACAGGGACAAGATGAGATGGAGATTATGACTCGGCAAAATCAGCGGTGGCTATGAGCTTTAAGGGGCTATGGGTTCTAAGCCCACTTCTGCATTTCTTTGGGTCGAATTAATGTTTCtgattctgcaaaaaaaaaaaaaaaatgaaatcactgtACTGACTGACTTGTGGTCAGAGATAAATGTGGAGGAGCAGCAAAGAAAGAATGTGAGGTAGTGTCCGAAACGGATGACTATACAAAGTGTCCCAGAAATGGTAACCATGgaatctcagagatggaagggatctggGAAGCTGTCTAGTCCAATCAGTGGCagattaggaac is part of the Dromiciops gliroides isolate mDroGli1 chromosome 4, mDroGli1.pri, whole genome shotgun sequence genome and encodes:
- the TRIM45 gene encoding tripartite motif-containing protein 45 isoform X2, giving the protein MSDKEAEQEPQGAGLRNISPAALGGLGKTRCPMCMELFKVPRILPCLHTFCTACLEQLEPFSVLILRSPHSETTSEGAWLWDKQPQQLEPQLSILCPVCDTEVHLPPGGVKALTVDHLAINEVLLQNLQEDTPGVVCDLCSDREVDSRCLTCKVNLCQFCSQAHRRQKKTASHSVVPMKDLKGYSQIGRPILCSAHPAEELNLFCEQCDQPVCRDCVLGAHREHAYELISNVIHKHGNSMRELLHSTQPHVGTLERALAQIEGIGHALRSRMDALSADVREFCDGYITAIREHRDQLLKQLEDLRIQKENSLHLQKLQVEQLLADLRTGVEFTEHLLSNGSDVEILVTKGVVMSRLKKLQKTDYSIGPGVDDGICFSPQEKAGQYGGYEVFGAILTKGVDPAKCILQGEDLHKAWEKQKVTFTLLCRDILGEHMGRGGEHVRVSVIHRNKKDCVLKTMVQDNNNGTYAISFIPEESGPYTVCVCVRGQHVQGSPYTMTVRRKLRQHQGVFHCCSFCSSGGQKSARCACGGTMAGGYQGCGHGHKGHPGRRHWSCCGGTEEKSDCSRNVEKGCSQRSLVRTVAL
- the TRIM45 gene encoding tripartite motif-containing protein 45 isoform X1, whose product is MSDKEAEQEPQGAGLRNISPAALGGLGKTRCPMCMELFKVPRILPCLHTFCTACLEQLEPFSVLILRSPHSETTSEGAWLWDKQPQQLEPQLSILCPVCDTEVHLPPGGVKALTVDHLAINEVLLQNLQEDTPGVVCDLCSDREVDSRCLTCKVNLCQFCSQAHRRQKKTASHSVVPMKDLKGYSQIGRPILCSAHPAEELNLFCEQCDQPVCRDCVLGAHREHAYELISNVIHKHGNSMRELLHSTQPHVGTLERALAQIEGIGHALRSRMDALSADVREFCDGYITAIREHRDQLLKQLEDLRIQKENSLHLQKLQVEQLLADLRTGVEFTEHLLSNGSDVEILVTKGVVMSRLKKLQKTDYSIGPGVDDGICFSPQEKAGQYGGYEVFGAILTKGVDPAKCILQGEDLHKAWEKQKVTFTLLCRDILGEHMGRGGEHVRVSVIHRNKKDCVLKTMVQDNNNGTYAISFIPEESGPYTVCVCVRGQHVQGSPYTMTVRRKLRQHQGVFHCCSFCSSGGQKSARCACGGTMAAGGYQGCGHGHKGHPGRRHWSCCGGTEEKSDCSRNVEKGCSQRSLVRTVAL
- the TRIM45 gene encoding tripartite motif-containing protein 45 isoform X3; this translates as MSDKEAEQEPQGAGLRNISPAALGGLGKTRCPMCMELFKVPRILPCLHTFCTACLEQLEPFSVLILRSPHSETTSEGAWLWDKQPQQLEPQLSILCPVCDTEVHLPPGGVKALTVDHLAINEVLLQNLQEDTPGVVCDLCSDREVDSRCLTCKVNLCQFCSQAHRRQKKTASHSVVPMKDLKGYSQIGRPILCSAHPAEELNLFCEQCDQPVCRDCVLGAHREHAYELISNVIHKHGNSMRELLHSTQPHVGTLERALAQIEGIGHALRSRMDALSADVREFCDGYITAIREHRDQLLKQLEDLRIQKENSLHLQKLQVEQLLADLRTGVEFTEHLLSNGSDVEILVTKGVVMSRLKKLQKTDYSIGPGVDDGICFSPQEKAGQYGGYEVFGAILTKGVDPAKCILQGEDLHKAWEKQKVTFTLLCRDILGEHMGRGGEHVRVSVIHRNKKDCVLKTMVQDNNNGTYAISFIPEESGPYTVCVCVRGQHVQGSPYTMTVRRKLRQHQGVFHCCSFCSSGGQKSARCACGGTMAGFC